A section of the Mastomys coucha isolate ucsf_1 unplaced genomic scaffold, UCSF_Mcou_1 pScaffold15, whole genome shotgun sequence genome encodes:
- the Slc35c1 gene encoding GDP-fucose transporter 1 isoform X2 gives MALTGASAVSEEADSENKPFLLRALQIAIVVSLYWVTSISMVFLNKYLLDSPSLQLDTPIFVTFYQCLVTSLLCKGLSTLATCCPGMVDFPTLNLDLKVARSVLPLSVVFIGMITFNNLCLKYVGVAFYNVGRSLTTVFNVLLSYLLLKQTTSFYALLTCGVIIGGFWLGIDQEGAEGTLSLTGTIFGVLASLCVSLNAIYTKKVLPAVDHSIWRLTFYNNVNACVLFLPLMVVLGELHALLAFAHLNSAHFWIMMTLGGLFGFAIGYVTGLQIKFTSPLTHNVSGTAKACAQTVLAVLYYEEIKSFLWWTSNLMVLGGSSAYTWVRGWEMQKTQEDPSSKDGEKSAIGV, from the exons ATGGCGCTGACTGGAGCCTCTGCTGTCTCCGAGGAGGCAGACAGCGAGAACAAGCCATTTCTGCTCCGGGCTCTGCAGATCGCGATAGTGGTCTCTCTCTACTGGGTCACCTCCATCTCCATGGTATTCCTCAACAAGTACCTGCTGGACAGCCCCTCCCTGCAGCTGGATACCCCCATTTTCGTCACGTTCTACCAATGCCTGGTGACCTCACTGCTGTGCAAGGGCCTCAGCACTCTGGCCACCTGCTGCCCTGGCATGGTAGACTTCCCCACCCTAAACCTGGACCTCAAGGTGGCCCGAAGTGTGCTGCCACTGTCCGTGGTCTTTATCGGCATGATAACCTTCAATAACCTCTGCCTCAAGTATGTAGGGGTGGCCTTCTACAACGTGGGACGCTCGCTCACCACCGTGTTCAATGTGCTTCTCTCCTACCTGCTGCTCAAACAGACCACTTCCTTCTATGCCCTGCTCACCTGCGGGGTCATCATTG GTGGTTTCTGGCTTGGTATAGACCAAGAGGGAGCTGAGGGCACCCTGTCCCTTACGGGCACCATCTTCGGAGTGCTGGCCAGCCTCTGTGTCTCACTCAATGCCATCTATACCAAGAAGGTGCTGCCTGCAGTAGACCACAGTATCTGGCGCCTAACCTTCTATAACAATGTCAACGCCTGTGTGCTCTTCTTGCCCCTGATGGTAGTGCTGGGTGAACTCCATGCCCTCTTGGCCTTTGCTCATCTGAACAGTGCCCACTTCTGGATCATGATGACACTGGGTGGCTTGTTTGGATTTGCCATCGGCTATGTGACAGGACTTCAGATCAAATTCACCAGTCCCCTAACCCATAATGTGTCAGGCACGGCCAAGGCCTGTGCGCAGACAGTGCTGGCTGTGCTCTACTACGAAGAGATTAAGAGCTTCCTGTGGTGGACAAGCAACTTGATGGTGCTGGGTGGCTCCTCTGCCTACACCTGGGTCAGGGGCTGGGAGATGCAGAAGACCCAGGAGGACCCCAGCTCCAAAGATGGTGAGAAGAGTGCCATTGGGGTGTGA
- the Slc35c1 gene encoding GDP-fucose transporter 1 isoform X1, producing MNRAPLKRSRILRMALTGASAVSEEADSENKPFLLRALQIAIVVSLYWVTSISMVFLNKYLLDSPSLQLDTPIFVTFYQCLVTSLLCKGLSTLATCCPGMVDFPTLNLDLKVARSVLPLSVVFIGMITFNNLCLKYVGVAFYNVGRSLTTVFNVLLSYLLLKQTTSFYALLTCGVIIGGFWLGIDQEGAEGTLSLTGTIFGVLASLCVSLNAIYTKKVLPAVDHSIWRLTFYNNVNACVLFLPLMVVLGELHALLAFAHLNSAHFWIMMTLGGLFGFAIGYVTGLQIKFTSPLTHNVSGTAKACAQTVLAVLYYEEIKSFLWWTSNLMVLGGSSAYTWVRGWEMQKTQEDPSSKDGEKSAIGV from the exons ATGAACAGGGCCCCTCTGAAGCGGTCCAGGATCCTGCGCATGGCGCTGACTGGAGCCTCTGCTGTCTCCGAGGAGGCAGACAGCGAGAACAAGCCATTTCTGCTCCGGGCTCTGCAGATCGCGATAGTGGTCTCTCTCTACTGGGTCACCTCCATCTCCATGGTATTCCTCAACAAGTACCTGCTGGACAGCCCCTCCCTGCAGCTGGATACCCCCATTTTCGTCACGTTCTACCAATGCCTGGTGACCTCACTGCTGTGCAAGGGCCTCAGCACTCTGGCCACCTGCTGCCCTGGCATGGTAGACTTCCCCACCCTAAACCTGGACCTCAAGGTGGCCCGAAGTGTGCTGCCACTGTCCGTGGTCTTTATCGGCATGATAACCTTCAATAACCTCTGCCTCAAGTATGTAGGGGTGGCCTTCTACAACGTGGGACGCTCGCTCACCACCGTGTTCAATGTGCTTCTCTCCTACCTGCTGCTCAAACAGACCACTTCCTTCTATGCCCTGCTCACCTGCGGGGTCATCATTG GTGGTTTCTGGCTTGGTATAGACCAAGAGGGAGCTGAGGGCACCCTGTCCCTTACGGGCACCATCTTCGGAGTGCTGGCCAGCCTCTGTGTCTCACTCAATGCCATCTATACCAAGAAGGTGCTGCCTGCAGTAGACCACAGTATCTGGCGCCTAACCTTCTATAACAATGTCAACGCCTGTGTGCTCTTCTTGCCCCTGATGGTAGTGCTGGGTGAACTCCATGCCCTCTTGGCCTTTGCTCATCTGAACAGTGCCCACTTCTGGATCATGATGACACTGGGTGGCTTGTTTGGATTTGCCATCGGCTATGTGACAGGACTTCAGATCAAATTCACCAGTCCCCTAACCCATAATGTGTCAGGCACGGCCAAGGCCTGTGCGCAGACAGTGCTGGCTGTGCTCTACTACGAAGAGATTAAGAGCTTCCTGTGGTGGACAAGCAACTTGATGGTGCTGGGTGGCTCCTCTGCCTACACCTGGGTCAGGGGCTGGGAGATGCAGAAGACCCAGGAGGACCCCAGCTCCAAAGATGGTGAGAAGAGTGCCATTGGGGTGTGA